In Halopseudomonas nanhaiensis, a single window of DNA contains:
- the ispG gene encoding flavodoxin-dependent (E)-4-hydroxy-3-methylbut-2-enyl-diphosphate synthase — MHQSSPVKRRVSRQIKVGSVLVGGDAPISVQSMTNTETCDVAATVAQIQRLEAAGADIVRVSVPSMEAAEAFGKIRQQTSMALVADIHFDYKIALRVAELGVDCLRINPGNIGREDRVRAVVDAARHHGIPIRIGVNAGSLEKDLQKKYGEPTPEALVESALRNVEHLDRLDFQDFKVSVKASDVFMAVGAYRLLASQIVQPLHLGITEAGGLRSGTVKSAVGLGMLLAEGIGDTIRISLAADPVEEIKVGFDILKSLRLRSRGINFIACPSCSRQNFDVVKTMNELESRLDDVLVPLDVAVIGCVVNGPGEAREADIGLTGGTPNNLVYVDGAPDQKVDNDNLVDRLEQMIREKVAAKLALDANTIARG, encoded by the coding sequence ATGCACCAGTCTTCGCCGGTAAAGCGTCGGGTATCACGTCAGATCAAGGTCGGCTCGGTTCTGGTCGGCGGCGATGCGCCGATCTCTGTTCAGAGCATGACCAACACCGAGACCTGCGATGTGGCCGCTACCGTGGCCCAGATCCAGCGCCTGGAAGCGGCCGGAGCGGACATCGTACGTGTATCGGTCCCCAGCATGGAAGCGGCGGAGGCGTTCGGCAAGATCCGTCAGCAGACGTCCATGGCGCTGGTGGCGGACATTCACTTTGATTACAAGATTGCTCTGCGGGTTGCCGAGCTTGGCGTCGACTGCCTGCGCATCAATCCAGGCAATATCGGCCGCGAAGACCGCGTTCGCGCTGTCGTCGACGCGGCGCGGCATCATGGCATTCCGATCCGCATCGGCGTCAATGCCGGTTCGCTGGAAAAGGATCTGCAGAAAAAATACGGCGAGCCGACGCCCGAGGCGCTGGTGGAGTCCGCGTTGCGCAATGTCGAGCACCTCGACCGTCTTGATTTCCAGGATTTCAAGGTCAGCGTGAAGGCCTCCGACGTTTTCATGGCAGTCGGTGCCTACCGTCTGCTGGCCAGCCAGATTGTCCAGCCGTTGCATCTGGGCATCACCGAAGCGGGCGGGCTACGCTCGGGTACGGTCAAGTCGGCAGTCGGCCTGGGCATGTTGCTGGCCGAAGGGATCGGCGACACCATCCGCATCTCTCTGGCCGCTGACCCGGTGGAAGAGATCAAGGTCGGTTTCGATATTCTGAAGTCGTTGAGGCTGCGTTCTCGGGGTATCAACTTCATCGCCTGCCCGAGTTGTTCACGGCAGAACTTCGACGTGGTCAAGACCATGAACGAGCTGGAGTCGCGTCTGGATGACGTCCTCGTTCCGCTTGATGTTGCGGTGATCGGCTGCGTCGTAAACGGGCCGGGCGAAGCCAGAGAGGCTGATATCGGTCTGACTGGCGGAACGCCCAACAACCTCGTGTACGTCGATGGCGCCCCGGATCAGAAAGTCGACAACGACAATCTGGTGGACCGCCTGGAGCAGATGATTCGTGAGAAAGTGGCCGCAAAGCTGGCGCTGGACGCCAACACGATTGCCCGCGGCTGA
- the hisS gene encoding histidine--tRNA ligase, with protein sequence MLKTLQAVRGMNDILPADSALWQYLERTVAELLGSYGYQQIRLPIVEPTELFKRSIGEVTDIVEKEMYTFADRNGDSLTLRPEGTAGCVRAMLEHGLLGGGLSHKVWYTGPMFRHERPQKGRYRQFHQIGVETFNLTGPDIDAELIILSWRLWKKLGLDQAVTLELNSLGTSADRSRYRDDLVSYLRERFDSLDEDSQRRLDSNPLRVLDSKNPDTQALLVDAPKLADYLDEQARAHFEGLRALLDAAGVPYVINPRLVRGLDYYGLTVFEWVTDRLGAQGTVCAGGRYDGLVEQLGGKPAPAVGFAMGMERLLLLIETLEQVPEALARQVDVYLVTLGESAATAGFRLAEQLRDALPGLRLVVHCGGGSFKSQFKKADKSGALYALILGENEAAEGKVGLKPLRAEGEQENLGWTDVPARLAELI encoded by the coding sequence ATCTTGAAGACCCTCCAAGCCGTACGCGGCATGAACGATATCCTGCCCGCAGACAGCGCCCTCTGGCAGTACCTCGAACGCACGGTGGCCGAGCTGCTGGGCAGTTACGGCTACCAGCAGATTCGCCTGCCGATCGTCGAACCTACCGAGCTGTTCAAGCGTTCGATTGGCGAAGTCACCGACATCGTCGAAAAGGAGATGTATACCTTTGCCGATCGTAACGGCGATTCGCTGACCCTGCGCCCGGAAGGAACTGCCGGGTGCGTTCGGGCGATGCTCGAACACGGTTTGCTCGGCGGTGGCCTGAGCCACAAGGTCTGGTACACAGGCCCGATGTTTCGCCATGAAAGGCCGCAGAAGGGGCGTTACCGCCAGTTTCATCAGATCGGCGTGGAAACCTTCAACCTCACCGGTCCGGATATCGACGCAGAGTTGATCATTCTCAGCTGGCGGCTGTGGAAGAAGCTTGGACTCGACCAGGCCGTTACCCTTGAGCTCAACAGCCTGGGTACCAGCGCGGACCGCTCGCGCTACCGCGATGATCTGGTCAGCTATTTGCGGGAGCGTTTTGACAGCCTGGACGAGGACAGCCAGAGGCGTCTCGACAGCAATCCGTTGCGCGTGCTGGACAGCAAGAATCCTGACACGCAGGCGCTGCTGGTCGATGCACCAAAGCTCGCGGATTATCTGGATGAGCAGGCGCGCGCGCATTTCGAGGGATTGCGCGCGCTGCTCGACGCTGCCGGCGTGCCTTACGTTATCAATCCGCGCCTGGTACGGGGGCTGGATTACTATGGCCTGACGGTATTCGAGTGGGTCACCGATCGTCTGGGCGCTCAGGGTACCGTTTGCGCAGGCGGACGCTACGACGGGCTGGTGGAGCAGCTTGGGGGCAAGCCGGCTCCGGCAGTGGGTTTCGCCATGGGCATGGAACGGTTGTTGCTGCTCATCGAAACGCTGGAACAGGTTCCAGAGGCCCTTGCCCGCCAGGTCGATGTGTATCTTGTCACGCTGGGCGAGTCAGCGGCTACCGCGGGATTCCGTCTTGCCGAGCAGCTGCGCGATGCCTTGCCTGGGCTGCGACTGGTAGTGCATTGTGGCGGCGGCAGCTTCAAGAGTCAGTTCAAGAAGGCTGACAAGTCGGGCGCACTTTACGCGCTCATCCTCGGAGAAAACGAGGCTGCCGAGGGCAAGGTGGGGCTCAAACCCCTACGCGCCGAAGGCGAACAGGAAAATCTCGGCTGGACAGACGTTCCGGCGCGACTGGCAGAATTGATTTAG
- a CDS encoding YfgM family protein, with the protein MDRTEEEQIEHIKDMWRRHGMPILLGAGLALVAVVGWKAWVNHQESQAASASSAYQTMLETILTAENEAAKTRAAELAQQLREDYGSTRYAEFAGLMQARLAVEAGDFAGAETVLNDVIGSTDDAALAEIARQRLARVLAQQDRADEALKLFDAEVTGLLRAGREEVRGDLLVTLGRDDEAREAYQAAIEATEDPRNRPQLQLKLDDLAEEA; encoded by the coding sequence GTGGACCGGACAGAAGAAGAACAGATCGAACATATCAAGGATATGTGGCGTCGCCACGGGATGCCGATCCTCCTGGGTGCTGGCCTGGCTCTGGTGGCAGTAGTCGGCTGGAAGGCCTGGGTGAATCACCAGGAATCCCAGGCTGCGAGCGCTTCGAGTGCCTACCAGACCATGCTCGAGACGATTCTCACGGCTGAAAACGAAGCAGCCAAGACGCGCGCGGCGGAGCTTGCCCAGCAGTTGCGAGAAGACTACGGCAGCACGCGGTATGCCGAATTCGCAGGTCTGATGCAGGCCCGCCTGGCCGTCGAGGCCGGCGACTTTGCAGGTGCCGAAACCGTGCTGAATGACGTCATTGGGTCCACTGACGATGCGGCACTCGCCGAGATCGCACGTCAGCGTCTGGCCCGAGTACTGGCTCAGCAGGATCGCGCCGACGAGGCGCTGAAGCTGTTCGACGCAGAAGTGACCGGTCTGCTGCGTGCGGGGCGAGAAGAAGTACGCGGTGATCTGCTGGTCACGCTTGGTCGCGACGATGAAGCGCGCGAAGCCTATCAGGCCGCCATAGAGGCGACCGAAGACCCGCGCAATCGTCCGCAATTGCAGTTGAAGCTCGATGACCTGGCGGAGGAAGCCTAG
- the bamB gene encoding outer membrane protein assembly factor BamB, translating into MSRLFVVGLAAAVLAGCGSSSKNELPPAELEKFDAEVELDRVWKRNIGVGQGKLYNTLVPALDGLRLYAADARGRVVAMDRDDGSVAWQVKLKEPLAGAVGTGGGRVLVGTLDGEVIALDEEDGSEMWRATVSSEVLAPPQSNGDVVVVQTQDDKLFALDISSGERRWLYESTQPVLTVRGHSTPVVDLRQVYAGLSSGRLVSLAAENGIPVWEQAIAQPKGRSELERMVDIDGDLVLDDGTLYAASFQGNLAALDAESGTLRWQHKASSHGGPAVGFGSVYIAHADGVVEAIDQGRASSLWRNEDLQRRRLTAPVTFSSYVAVADFEGYVHLLAQTDGRLVGRVRVDRKGVRVAPIVVGDTLYVFGNSGDLVALKLD; encoded by the coding sequence ATGTCCCGATTGTTCGTTGTCGGCCTGGCCGCTGCGGTTCTGGCCGGCTGCGGCTCGTCGAGCAAGAACGAGCTGCCGCCAGCGGAGCTTGAAAAATTCGACGCGGAGGTCGAACTCGACCGTGTGTGGAAGCGCAACATCGGCGTTGGCCAGGGCAAGTTGTACAACACGCTGGTCCCGGCGCTGGATGGGCTGCGTCTGTACGCCGCCGACGCCCGCGGTCGAGTCGTTGCCATGGATCGCGACGACGGTTCGGTTGCCTGGCAGGTCAAGCTCAAGGAACCGCTGGCCGGTGCAGTGGGCACCGGGGGCGGACGCGTGCTGGTCGGAACGCTGGATGGTGAAGTCATCGCTCTGGACGAGGAAGACGGCAGCGAGATGTGGCGCGCCACGGTGTCCAGCGAGGTGCTGGCGCCACCGCAGTCAAATGGTGACGTGGTCGTTGTTCAGACGCAGGACGACAAGCTGTTTGCCCTCGATATCAGCTCTGGCGAGCGGCGCTGGTTGTACGAGTCGACCCAGCCGGTGCTGACCGTTCGCGGCCACAGTACGCCGGTAGTCGATCTGCGTCAGGTGTACGCCGGGCTGTCCAGTGGACGTCTGGTGTCACTGGCCGCCGAGAACGGCATTCCGGTATGGGAACAGGCTATCGCGCAGCCCAAGGGTCGCTCCGAACTGGAGCGGATGGTCGATATCGATGGCGACCTGGTCCTGGACGACGGCACCCTGTACGCCGCCTCCTTCCAGGGCAATCTGGCTGCGCTGGATGCGGAGTCCGGCACGCTGCGCTGGCAACACAAGGCTTCCAGTCATGGCGGGCCGGCGGTGGGCTTCGGCAGTGTTTACATCGCCCACGCCGATGGTGTGGTGGAAGCGATCGACCAGGGGCGCGCTAGCAGCCTGTGGCGCAACGAGGATCTCCAGCGTCGCCGTCTGACGGCGCCGGTCACCTTCAGCAGTTATGTTGCCGTGGCAGATTTCGAAGGATACGTACACCTGCTGGCACAGACCGATGGTCGTCTGGTCGGCCGGGTACGCGTCGATCGCAAGGGCGTGCGTGTTGCCCCGATCGTCGTCGGCGATACTCTCTATGTGTTCGGTAACAGCGGCGACCTGGTGGCGCTGAAACTGGACTGA